In Miniphocaeibacter halophilus, the following proteins share a genomic window:
- a CDS encoding tyrosine recombinase XerC: MLNYPLILNDYLDYMETIKGRSPNTTKEYGYDISKFLKFITYRFNTKEFVNNNIDNIDISNFPEEYLKRIQLSDIHSYLAFLDRNYNDSATTRARKASSIRSFFKYLLNIRKIIDSNPSEELEIPKKQKRNPVYLTLDESIRLIKSVQNVENEIIRKRDQAILILFLNCGMRLSELSNIKLSDIKDDTLKVIGKGDKERTIYLNKSCNTAIDEYLKVRPETDDEFLFLSIRKSKMSNRAIQRRVDYYLELSGFDTTIYSTHKLRHTAATLMYKHGDVDIKILQEILGHTSVATTQIYTHVDNESLRSAINKNPLGDL, from the coding sequence TTGTTAAATTATCCATTAATATTAAATGATTATTTGGACTATATGGAAACTATTAAGGGTCGCTCCCCTAATACTACTAAGGAATATGGTTATGATATTTCTAAATTTTTGAAATTTATTACCTACAGATTTAATACTAAAGAATTTGTAAATAATAATATAGATAATATTGACATTTCTAATTTTCCAGAAGAATATTTAAAAAGAATTCAACTATCAGACATACATTCCTATTTAGCTTTTCTCGATAGAAATTATAACGATAGCGCAACTACAAGAGCTAGAAAAGCGTCTAGCATAAGATCCTTCTTTAAATATTTACTAAATATTAGAAAAATAATAGATTCCAACCCTAGTGAAGAATTAGAAATACCAAAAAAACAAAAACGTAATCCCGTCTACCTTACTCTAGATGAATCTATTAGATTAATTAAATCTGTTCAAAATGTAGAAAATGAAATTATTAGAAAAAGAGATCAGGCTATTTTAATTCTATTTCTAAATTGCGGAATGAGATTATCAGAACTTTCAAATATCAAATTATCAGATATTAAAGATGATACTTTAAAAGTTATAGGAAAAGGAGATAAAGAAAGAACCATATACTTAAACAAATCATGTAATACAGCTATTGATGAATACTTAAAAGTTCGCCCAGAAACAGATGATGAGTTTCTCTTTTTAAGTATTAGAAAAAGCAAAATGAGTAATAGAGCAATACAACGTAGAGTTGATTACTATTTAGAATTATCCGGATTTGATACTACTATATACTCTACTCATAAACTAAGGCACACAGCAGCTACTTTAATGTATAAACATGGAGATGTTGATATAAAAATATTACAAGAAATCCTTGGTCATACATCAGTGGCTACGACTCAGATTTATACTCATGTTGATAATGAAAGTTTAAGAAGTGCAATTAATAAAAATCCATTAGGAGATTTATAA
- the mutS gene encoding DNA mismatch repair protein MutS, whose product MNNYTPMIKQYLEIKEKNRDSILFFRLGDFYEMFFEDAIIASKELEIVLTQRDCGGGEKCPMCGVPYHVSDVYISKLVAKGYKVAICEQLEDPRKAKGLVKRDIIRIVTPGTIIDDSVSEKGDNNYLMSIYIDEKNIGISYCDVLEGIINFTKLRFSNINDVRKNIENEISRINPSEIVINENKIIHNEIIENLSASNNLLFTIVDKLSIEDSIAIIQKKLNIDVEKTDYKEKSYIGAIASILNYIYIYQEERLQHLNNINFYEVDKFLNIDSHTIVNLEIQKNLFTGNKKGSLFDVLNKTNTSMGSRLLHNFLEMPLMEKNKILERQLIVEKIFENKKLQELLTSSLKDIYDLDRIIGKLSYGRANGRDLIALKLSIEKIPTIIKDLKDANDTILVKLAKDIDSLEDIYKLINESIVDEPPLTITEGNLIKIGFNSELDNIRNNKVIGKQKLIEYEKNEKEKNSIKNLKIVFNKKLGYFIDVTKGNLKNVPDYYIRKQTLTNSERFTTEELENIQNLILSSENEIFDKEYEIFNNIRDIILQNVERVKDTSNILSYLDVFNSLAKVAYSNDYVKPTINNIGIIDIVGGRHPVVEQSIGRSNFISNNVNIGSGFNNIQIITGPNMSGKSTYLRQVAILVIMAQIGSFVPANSANISIVDKIFTRIGASDNLYKGESTFMVEMNEVSNIITNATKDSLLILDEVGRGTSTFDGLSIAWAIIEHISTKIKAKTLFATHYHELTELENKLDNVINLQVQIEEYKNEIIFLRKIIKGKTDKSYGIEVARLAGLPKSLTDRAKTILKNIESKNEDSNLNIFENIIEEAQMDIEDVKRDEFIESLTKVDINSLSPIEALTLLDEFIEKAKDL is encoded by the coding sequence ATGAATAATTATACTCCAATGATTAAGCAGTATTTAGAAATAAAAGAAAAAAATAGAGATAGTATTTTATTTTTTAGATTAGGGGATTTTTACGAAATGTTTTTTGAAGACGCCATAATTGCTTCTAAAGAGTTAGAAATTGTGCTAACTCAAAGAGATTGTGGTGGTGGAGAAAAGTGTCCTATGTGTGGTGTTCCTTACCATGTTTCAGATGTATATATTTCTAAATTAGTTGCAAAAGGGTATAAGGTTGCTATTTGTGAACAATTGGAAGATCCTAGGAAAGCTAAGGGATTAGTAAAAAGAGATATTATAAGAATTGTTACACCTGGAACAATAATAGATGACAGTGTGTCCGAAAAAGGTGATAACAATTATTTAATGTCAATATATATAGATGAAAAAAATATTGGTATTTCATATTGCGATGTTTTAGAAGGCATTATTAATTTTACTAAATTAAGATTTTCAAATATAAATGATGTTAGAAAGAACATAGAAAATGAAATCAGTAGAATAAATCCTTCAGAAATTGTAATCAATGAAAATAAAATAATTCATAATGAAATAATTGAAAATTTATCAGCTAGTAACAATTTATTATTTACAATTGTTGACAAACTATCAATAGAGGATTCAATAGCGATTATACAAAAAAAACTTAATATAGATGTAGAAAAAACTGACTATAAGGAAAAGTCCTATATTGGAGCTATAGCTAGTATATTAAATTATATATATATTTATCAAGAGGAAAGATTACAACATCTTAATAATATTAATTTTTATGAAGTAGATAAATTTTTAAATATTGATTCACATACAATTGTAAATTTAGAAATCCAGAAGAATTTATTTACTGGAAATAAAAAAGGATCTTTATTTGATGTTTTAAATAAAACGAATACTTCCATGGGGTCAAGATTATTGCATAATTTTCTAGAAATGCCATTAATGGAAAAAAACAAAATTTTAGAACGTCAATTAATAGTTGAGAAAATATTTGAAAATAAAAAGTTACAGGAATTATTAACTAGTTCATTAAAAGATATTTATGATCTTGATAGAATTATTGGGAAATTATCCTATGGAAGAGCTAATGGCAGAGATTTAATAGCTTTGAAATTATCGATTGAAAAAATTCCTACTATTATAAAAGATTTAAAAGATGCAAATGATACTATTTTAGTAAAACTAGCTAAAGATATAGATAGTTTAGAAGACATTTATAAGTTGATTAATGAATCTATTGTTGATGAACCACCACTTACAATAACAGAAGGAAATCTTATAAAAATTGGTTTTAATAGCGAATTGGATAATATTAGAAATAATAAGGTCATAGGTAAACAAAAACTAATTGAATATGAAAAAAATGAAAAAGAAAAAAATAGTATTAAAAATTTAAAAATAGTATTTAATAAAAAATTAGGATATTTTATAGATGTAACTAAGGGAAATTTAAAAAATGTTCCAGATTATTATATTAGAAAACAAACTTTAACTAATTCAGAAAGGTTTACTACGGAAGAATTAGAAAATATTCAAAACTTAATCTTAAGTTCCGAAAACGAAATATTTGATAAAGAATATGAAATATTTAATAATATTAGAGATATAATTTTACAAAATGTAGAAAGGGTTAAAGATACTTCAAATATACTATCTTATTTAGATGTATTTAACTCATTAGCAAAGGTTGCTTACTCTAATGACTATGTAAAACCAACAATTAATAACATTGGAATTATCGATATAGTAGGGGGTAGACATCCTGTTGTTGAGCAAAGTATAGGTAGAAGTAATTTTATATCAAATAATGTTAATATAGGAAGTGGATTTAACAATATACAAATAATTACCGGACCAAATATGAGTGGAAAATCCACATATTTAAGGCAAGTAGCGATATTGGTAATTATGGCACAAATTGGCTCATTTGTACCGGCAAATTCGGCAAATATTTCCATAGTAGACAAGATTTTTACCAGAATAGGAGCTTCGGATAATCTATATAAAGGCGAAAGTACATTTATGGTAGAAATGAATGAGGTTAGTAATATAATAACAAATGCAACAAAAGATAGTTTGTTAATATTAGATGAAGTAGGTAGGGGGACAAGTACTTTTGATGGTTTAAGTATTGCTTGGGCAATTATAGAGCATATAAGTACTAAGATAAAGGCAAAAACATTATTTGCGACACATTATCATGAATTAACAGAGCTTGAGAATAAGTTAGACAACGTTATAAACTTACAGGTACAAATTGAAGAATATAAAAATGAAATTATATTTTTAAGAAAGATAATTAAAGGAAAAACAGATAAAAGCTATGGAATAGAAGTAGCAAGATTAGCTGGACTTCCTAAAAGTTTAACAGATCGAGCAAAAACTATTTTAAAAAACATAGAATCAAAGAATGAAGATTCGAATCTAAATATATTTGAAAATATAATAGAAGAAGCGCAAATGGATATAGAAGATGTTAAAAGAGATGAGTTTATAGAGTCATTGACAAAAGTTGATATTAATTCTTTATCTCCAATTGAAGCGTTGACATTATTAGATGAATTTATAGAAAAAGCGAAAGATTTATAG
- a CDS encoding TetR/AcrR family transcriptional regulator: MNKEEIIKERNKKIQKKRKIEYFIDAARQIIDNDSIQNITIRKVGELAGYNSATIYKYFDDLNHLKFFAAMTYLNDYIDEIPNYIKDANNSKEIYFKVWDCFIDKSFEIPNIYQALFLAELKKDLELYVKQFYNIFPLDIEKHPSYIQEMLRSNSLNKRSKVLMDKCVEDGLIERENAVIVDDIIISLYENYLGRVYKKQIPADEAKIIVKKYMREIFNRFS, from the coding sequence TTGAATAAAGAAGAAATAATTAAAGAAAGAAACAAGAAAATTCAAAAGAAAAGAAAAATAGAATATTTTATAGATGCAGCAAGGCAAATAATCGATAATGATAGTATTCAAAATATTACAATAAGAAAAGTTGGGGAATTAGCTGGATATAATAGTGCTACAATATATAAATATTTTGATGATTTAAATCATCTTAAGTTTTTCGCGGCTATGACCTATTTAAATGATTATATTGACGAAATTCCCAATTATATTAAGGATGCAAATAATAGTAAAGAAATATATTTTAAGGTTTGGGATTGTTTTATAGATAAATCCTTTGAAATTCCCAATATTTATCAAGCTTTGTTTTTAGCTGAATTAAAAAAGGACTTGGAATTATATGTTAAACAGTTTTATAATATTTTTCCTTTAGATATAGAAAAACATCCTTCTTATATACAAGAGATGCTGCGTTCAAATTCATTAAATAAAAGATCTAAGGTTTTAATGGATAAATGTGTAGAAGATGGTTTAATAGAAAGAGAAAATGCAGTAATTGTAGATGATATAATTATAAGTTTATACGAAAATTATTTAGGAAGAGTATATAAAAAACAAATTCCAGCTGATGAAGCGAAAATAATAGTAAAAAAATATATGAGGGAAATTTTTAATAGATTTTCTTAA
- the lexA gene encoding transcriptional repressor LexA: MYDDLSKKQADILNYIKSYIKYKGYPPAIREICTKLNISSTSTVHSHIVKLEDKGYIRRDPLKNRAIEIIDTDYDEMNSKKETFDVPIVGKVTAGEPILALENIEDTFPLPIELSTKGNLFILNVQGESMIEAGILDGDKIIVRQQKTANNGDIVVAMIDESATVKRYYKRNDHVELKPENSTMFPIIVKEVEILGKVIGLYRDI; encoded by the coding sequence ATGTATGATGATTTATCAAAAAAACAAGCAGATATATTAAATTATATTAAATCTTATATTAAATATAAAGGCTATCCCCCAGCCATTAGAGAAATATGTACTAAACTAAATATTAGTTCTACTTCTACTGTACATAGTCATATAGTTAAACTTGAAGATAAAGGTTATATAAGACGTGATCCTTTAAAAAATAGAGCTATTGAAATTATAGATACAGATTATGATGAAATGAATTCAAAAAAGGAAACTTTCGATGTTCCTATTGTAGGAAAAGTAACTGCTGGTGAACCTATTTTAGCATTGGAAAATATAGAGGATACTTTTCCCCTACCAATAGAGCTTTCTACAAAGGGAAATTTATTTATTTTAAATGTACAAGGTGAATCTATGATAGAAGCCGGTATACTCGATGGGGATAAAATAATAGTAAGACAACAGAAAACCGCAAATAATGGTGATATTGTAGTAGCCATGATAGATGAATCCGCTACAGTAAAAAGATACTATAAAAGAAATGACCATGTTGAATTAAAACCTGAAAATTCAACAATGTTTCCCATTATAGTAAAAGAAGTTGAAATATTAGGTAAGGTTATAGGCTTATATAGAGACATATAA
- a CDS encoding aminotransferase class I/II-fold pyridoxal phosphate-dependent enzyme: protein MANKGCYLIDNNINNKVYDFVIDIEESLKNRFDELNSIEEYNIIKIIQAMQDSRLSATDFAWSTGYGYGDIGREKVEEIYSKVFKTEDALVRPSISSGTHALALTLQGLLLPGDTLLSITGDPYDTLRQVIGIEGEEKGTLLEYGINYKKIELSKDGKIQKDLVLNSLDDNIKIITIQRSTGYSLRNAISIESIRNITKVIKEKNNNIIIMVDNCYGEFTQILEPTEVGADLAVGSLIKNPGGGIALSGGYVVGPTKHIERISNRLTAPGLGKETGLTFGTTRTTLQGLYFAPKVTMEALKGALLFARVFEKLGFKTFPNSNSTRYDIIEAIVFEREELVIDFCRTIQEASVVDAFVTPYPWEMPGYTDKVIMASGSFIDGSSIELSADGPLREPYIAYFQGGLNYYQCKYAVMLVLNKFLNKGYIKL from the coding sequence ATGGCAAATAAAGGTTGTTATTTAATTGATAATAATATTAATAATAAGGTCTATGATTTTGTTATTGATATTGAAGAAAGTTTAAAAAATAGATTTGATGAGTTAAATTCTATAGAAGAATATAATATTATAAAAATAATTCAAGCTATGCAGGATTCACGTTTATCTGCTACAGATTTTGCTTGGTCTACAGGATATGGATATGGTGATATTGGAAGAGAAAAGGTTGAGGAAATATATTCCAAAGTATTTAAAACTGAAGATGCACTAGTAAGACCAAGTATTTCTTCTGGAACCCATGCTCTTGCCTTAACTTTACAAGGCTTATTATTACCAGGTGATACATTATTATCAATTACAGGAGACCCATATGATACCTTAAGACAGGTTATTGGTATTGAAGGTGAAGAAAAAGGAACATTATTAGAATATGGAATAAATTATAAAAAGATTGAATTAAGTAAAGATGGTAAAATCCAAAAAGATTTAGTCCTCAATTCATTAGATGACAATATAAAAATTATTACAATACAGAGATCAACAGGATATAGTCTTAGAAATGCTATATCTATAGAAAGTATAAGAAATATAACTAAAGTAATAAAAGAAAAAAACAATAATATTATTATAATGGTGGACAATTGTTATGGTGAATTTACTCAGATTTTAGAGCCTACAGAAGTTGGTGCTGATTTAGCCGTAGGGTCCTTAATAAAAAATCCTGGTGGAGGAATAGCGCTATCGGGAGGTTATGTAGTAGGGCCTACAAAACATATTGAAAGAATTTCAAATAGATTAACAGCGCCAGGCTTAGGAAAAGAAACCGGGCTTACATTTGGAACAACAAGAACAACATTACAAGGACTTTATTTTGCTCCTAAAGTAACTATGGAAGCCTTAAAGGGAGCCTTGCTTTTTGCTAGAGTTTTTGAAAAATTAGGATTTAAAACTTTTCCAAATTCAAATTCTACTAGATATGATATTATTGAAGCTATAGTTTTTGAAAGAGAAGAATTAGTAATAGATTTTTGCAGAACTATTCAAGAGGCCTCTGTAGTAGATGCATTTGTAACTCCTTATCCTTGGGAAATGCCAGGTTATACAGATAAGGTAATAATGGCATCTGGAAGTTTTATTGATGGCTCATCTATAGAGTTAAGTGCAGACGGTCCATTAAGAGAACCATATATTGCTTATTTTCAAGGCGGTTTAAATTATTATCAGTGTAAATATGCAGTCATGCTGGTATTGAATAAATTTCTTAATAAAGGATATATAAAATTATAA
- the yneA gene encoding cell division suppressor protein YneA, with product MKKYKIVNKFKFYSFITISLAIILFLVLLFFNIGSSLGSNFNKIEYEYYTIRDNDTVWKIAEKYNNKKIDIRDFVSIIIDENDLFDSNIIPGEKIRIPMI from the coding sequence ATGAAAAAATACAAAATAGTTAATAAATTTAAATTTTATAGTTTTATAACTATTTCTTTAGCAATAATTCTATTTTTAGTTCTACTATTTTTTAATATAGGTAGCTCTTTAGGATCTAATTTTAATAAAATAGAATATGAATACTATACTATAAGGGATAATGATACAGTTTGGAAGATTGCAGAGAAGTATAATAACAAGAAGATTGATATAAGGGATTTTGTTAGTATTATTATAGATGAGAATGATTTGTTTGATTCAAATATTATTCCAGGGGAAAAAATAAGGATACCTATGATTTAA
- the mutL gene encoding DNA mismatch repair endonuclease MutL has protein sequence MIQVLSNDTIQKIAAGEVIEKPSSIVKELVENSIDAGATNIVVEIKNGGLDYIEVLDNGKGIAKDEIEIAFKRHATSKLNDFNDLYNLQSLGFRGEALASIVSVSKVIISTRTNDEKLGHKVYFEDGKKIEERPIAKNIGTSIIVKDLFYNVPVRKRFLKSKTTEANSITNLMYKLAIGNYGIGITYIKDDKLIFETKEKENLNSVLTELFGVNIVDNLLEFTLSGREYKINGYISNNKYYRANRSLQYIYINGRYIESKEIRDSIETAYKAVIPNGRYPVFQIFLSINPKHIDVNIHPNKEKVQITILEEILNSIQLKTKEILNQEFSLPEIKSKDDIKENILFQEDNSIKDLLEKFENNKATNSISNTNTDKIEKIEHDNTGKINLDNNTTSEEDFNNFVFESNEYYSVNTNTQEDLEIKEDYNIEIEEVNFIKENDFNEYIYIGTIFKTYLLYEDRVNNRIFIVDQHAAHERVLYEEFLKEFEEDEVIIQELIVPITIDLKQDEYDLYLENKDIFGKIGYNVDLFGGRTIIIRSVPNILGNAKNEQLFLDLLDSISNSDKKDGLDSIYKKIIKNSCKNAVKAGDSLSEMEIRELLNKLMNCKEPYTCPHGRPTLIEMSKYELEKEFMRVK, from the coding sequence ATGATTCAGGTTTTATCTAATGATACTATTCAAAAAATTGCTGCTGGTGAAGTAATTGAAAAACCTAGTTCTATAGTAAAAGAATTAGTTGAAAATTCTATAGATGCAGGGGCTACTAATATTGTAGTAGAAATAAAAAATGGCGGCTTAGATTATATAGAAGTGCTGGATAATGGAAAGGGTATTGCGAAAGACGAAATAGAAATCGCATTTAAAAGGCATGCAACTTCAAAATTAAATGATTTTAATGATCTATATAATTTACAATCCTTAGGTTTTAGGGGAGAAGCATTAGCAAGTATTGTTTCAGTTAGTAAAGTTATTATTTCCACTAGGACTAATGACGAAAAATTGGGACATAAAGTATATTTTGAAGATGGTAAAAAAATAGAAGAAAGACCAATTGCAAAGAATATAGGAACAAGTATTATTGTAAAAGATTTATTTTACAATGTACCAGTTAGGAAAAGATTCTTAAAGAGCAAGACTACAGAAGCTAATAGCATAACAAATTTAATGTATAAATTAGCTATAGGAAATTATGGCATTGGAATAACATATATTAAAGACGATAAATTAATTTTTGAAACAAAAGAAAAGGAAAATTTAAATTCAGTATTAACTGAGTTATTTGGAGTTAATATAGTTGATAATTTGTTAGAATTTACTCTAAGTGGTAGAGAATACAAGATTAACGGTTATATATCCAATAATAAATACTATAGAGCCAATAGATCTTTACAATATATATATATAAATGGTAGATATATAGAGAGTAAAGAAATACGAGATTCAATAGAAACTGCTTATAAAGCAGTAATTCCAAATGGTAGATATCCTGTTTTCCAGATTTTTTTAAGTATTAATCCAAAACATATCGATGTAAATATCCATCCGAATAAAGAAAAGGTTCAAATAACAATATTAGAAGAAATATTAAATAGTATACAATTAAAAACTAAAGAGATATTAAATCAAGAATTTTCCTTACCAGAAATAAAATCTAAAGATGATATAAAGGAAAATATTCTTTTTCAAGAAGATAATAGTATTAAGGACCTATTGGAGAAGTTTGAAAACAATAAAGCTACAAATAGTATTTCTAATACTAATACAGATAAGATTGAAAAGATTGAGCATGATAATACAGGAAAAATTAATTTAGATAATAATACTACTTCTGAAGAAGATTTTAATAATTTTGTATTTGAATCTAATGAATACTATAGTGTCAATACAAATACCCAAGAAGATTTAGAAATAAAAGAGGATTATAATATTGAAATAGAAGAAGTTAATTTTATTAAAGAGAATGATTTTAATGAATATATATATATAGGTACTATATTTAAAACGTATCTTTTATATGAAGATCGAGTTAACAATAGAATTTTCATAGTAGATCAACATGCAGCCCATGAAAGAGTATTATATGAGGAGTTTTTGAAAGAATTTGAAGAAGATGAAGTTATAATACAAGAACTTATCGTTCCAATTACTATCGATTTGAAACAAGACGAATATGATTTATACTTAGAGAACAAAGATATTTTCGGTAAAATAGGATATAATGTTGACCTGTTTGGTGGTCGTACTATAATCATAAGATCAGTTCCAAATATACTAGGAAACGCTAAAAATGAACAATTGTTTTTGGACTTACTAGACTCTATATCTAATTCAGATAAAAAGGATGGATTAGATTCTATTTATAAGAAAATTATTAAAAATTCTTGTAAAAACGCTGTTAAAGCAGGGGATTCATTAAGCGAAATGGAAATAAGGGAATTATTGAACAAATTAATGAATTGTAAAGAACCTTATACATGTCCACATGGACGACCTACCTTAATTGAAATGTCAAAATATGAATTAGAAAAAGAATTTATGAGAGTGAAATAA
- the miaA gene encoding tRNA (adenosine(37)-N6)-dimethylallyltransferase MiaA, protein MMKKVVIIVGPTASGKTELSLKLAYKLNSEIISADSMQIYKYMDIGTAKVDKDDRKKIKHFMIDIIEPNVEFSVADYQRLAKMHLEKILNDNKIPIVVGGTGLYINSIVYDLDFSNAKPNTEIRDLLWKDYEEKGKDYILNLLKSVDEESYNSIDHNNIKRIIRAIEVYKVTGTKFSNQNKNFRKENKDYEFFIYGLNDNREKLYERINNRVDKMIDLGLFEEVRTLMDKYDKNIQAFKGIGYKEIIDYYNNKYDKEAAIYKLKQNSRKYAKRQLTWFRRDERIKWFNLINYNYDISQITEIIYKEVVNGK, encoded by the coding sequence ATAATGAAAAAAGTTGTTATAATTGTTGGACCAACAGCTAGTGGAAAGACAGAATTATCATTAAAACTTGCATACAAGCTAAACTCTGAAATTATATCGGCGGATTCTATGCAAATATATAAATATATGGATATAGGGACAGCTAAAGTAGATAAAGATGATAGAAAAAAAATAAAACATTTTATGATAGATATTATAGAACCTAATGTTGAATTTTCAGTAGCTGATTATCAAAGATTAGCAAAAATGCACCTAGAAAAAATTTTAAATGATAATAAAATTCCAATTGTAGTTGGAGGTACAGGACTATATATAAACTCTATAGTATATGATTTGGATTTCTCAAATGCTAAACCAAATACAGAAATTAGAGATTTATTATGGAAAGACTATGAAGAAAAAGGCAAAGATTATATTCTTAATTTGTTAAAATCAGTTGATGAAGAATCCTATAATAGTATAGATCATAACAATATTAAAAGAATTATACGAGCTATAGAGGTATATAAAGTCACAGGAACTAAATTTTCTAATCAAAATAAAAATTTTAGAAAAGAAAATAAAGATTATGAATTTTTCATATATGGACTAAATGACAATAGAGAAAAATTATATGAAAGAATTAATAATCGAGTTGATAAAATGATAGATTTAGGTTTATTTGAAGAAGTCAGGACTTTAATGGATAAATATGATAAAAATATTCAAGCTTTTAAAGGCATAGGTTATAAAGAAATAATTGATTATTATAATAACAAGTATGATAAAGAGGCTGCAATATATAAATTAAAACAAAATTCTAGAAAATATGCCAAGCGACAATTAACATGGTTTAGAAGAGATGAAAGGATTAAATGGTTTAATTTAATTAATTATAACTATGACATTAGTCAAATAACGGAAATAATATATAAGGAAGTAGTAAATGGCAAATAA
- the miaB gene encoding tRNA (N6-isopentenyl adenosine(37)-C2)-methylthiotransferase MiaB, translating into MDKKYIIQTYGCQMNEHDSEKIAYILEKLGYVKTDKIENADFIIYNTCLVRENAELKVYGQLGSLKPLKKEKPDMIIAVCGCMMQTGEAKEIIQEKYKHVDIIFGTKNISSLPSLINRHLSTGNTVVDIEDRDLIDNQIDMIREHPFIGYVNIMTGCNNFCTYCIVPYARGREDSRSPESILDEVNDLAKKGYKEITLLGQNVNSYGKTLSNPISFPDLLRMINKVEGIERIRFLTSHPKDLSDDLIDAMAECDKVCENLHLPFQAGSNRILKEMNRKYTQEDYLLLVKKLKNKIPNITLSTDIIVGFPGETEEDFEETLKVVREVEYDQGFTFIYSKREGTKAATMNNQVERNISQKRFERLLDLMYGIFYKNNEKELGKTLEVLVEGPSKNNDEVLTGRTRGYKLVHFKGDKSLIGKLVNVKITGHNSFSLNGDLI; encoded by the coding sequence ATAGATAAAAAGTATATAATACAAACTTATGGCTGTCAGATGAATGAACATGATTCAGAAAAGATAGCTTATATTTTAGAAAAATTAGGGTATGTAAAAACAGATAAAATTGAAAATGCAGATTTTATAATTTATAATACATGCTTGGTAAGAGAAAATGCTGAACTTAAAGTTTATGGGCAATTAGGCTCATTAAAACCATTAAAAAAAGAAAAACCTGATATGATAATTGCTGTGTGTGGATGTATGATGCAAACAGGAGAAGCAAAAGAAATAATACAGGAAAAATATAAACATGTAGATATTATTTTTGGTACAAAAAATATATCAAGTTTACCTTCTTTAATAAATAGGCATTTATCGACAGGTAATACAGTAGTAGATATTGAAGATAGGGACCTAATAGATAATCAAATTGATATGATTAGAGAACATCCATTTATTGGATATGTAAATATTATGACAGGATGCAATAATTTTTGTACCTATTGTATAGTACCTTATGCTAGGGGAAGAGAAGATAGCAGAAGTCCTGAAAGTATATTAGATGAGGTAAATGATTTAGCAAAAAAGGGTTATAAGGAAATTACGCTGCTAGGTCAAAATGTAAATTCTTATGGTAAAACTTTATCAAATCCAATTTCATTTCCTGATTTACTAAGAATGATAAACAAGGTAGAGGGAATTGAAAGAATTAGATTTTTAACTAGTCATCCAAAAGATTTATCCGATGACTTAATAGATGCAATGGCTGAGTGTGATAAAGTATGTGAAAACTTACATCTACCTTTTCAAGCAGGCAGTAATAGAATTTTAAAAGAAATGAATAGAAAATATACTCAGGAAGATTATTTATTATTAGTAAAAAAACTAAAAAACAAAATTCCAAATATTACTTTGTCTACTGATATTATAGTTGGATTTCCAGGAGAGACAGAAGAGGATTTTGAAGAAACATTAAAAGTTGTTAGAGAAGTTGAGTATGACCAAGGCTTTACATTTATATATAGTAAAAGAGAAGGTACAAAGGCTGCAACTATGAATAATCAAGTAGAAAGAAATATTTCGCAGAAGAGATTTGAAAGGCTACTTGATTTAATGTATGGAATATTTTATAAAAATAATGAAAAAGAACTAGGAAAAACATTAGAAGTTTTAGTAGAAGGACCAAGTAAAAATAATGACGAAGTATTAACTGGGAGAACCAGAGGATATAAACTGGTTCATTTTAAAGGTGATAAAAGTTTAATAGGGAAGCTAGTGAATGTAAAAATTACAGGACATAATTCTTTTTCCTTAAATGGAGATTTAATATAG